Proteins from a genomic interval of Nitrosomonas sp.:
- a CDS encoding thiamine phosphate synthase codes for MLQSFPAGLYAITPDTNCTVRLCEMIEQVLANGVACVQYRNKAADQSLRFSQAREIHWLCRQYDVPLIINDDVDLALEIDAEGLHVGENDITVPVARKYLADDKIIGVSCYNQFDRAVTAEAQGASYVAFGAFFQSATKINAAQAGVELLQRAKDDLRIPAVAIGGINLYNAPALLQSGCFAIAVCQGLFTGDDICATTQEFSRLFNKL; via the coding sequence ATGCTTCAGTCCTTTCCGGCAGGTTTGTATGCGATAACACCCGATACGAATTGTACCGTTCGTTTGTGTGAGATGATTGAGCAGGTATTGGCGAATGGAGTGGCTTGCGTGCAGTATCGAAATAAAGCTGCAGATCAGTCCCTTCGGTTTTCGCAGGCGAGGGAAATTCACTGGTTATGTCGGCAATATGATGTTCCGCTGATCATTAACGATGATGTTGATCTTGCCCTGGAAATTGATGCAGAAGGTTTGCATGTGGGAGAGAATGATATTACGGTACCGGTGGCAAGAAAATATCTGGCTGACGATAAAATTATCGGGGTTTCTTGCTACAATCAATTCGATAGGGCAGTAACAGCAGAGGCACAAGGTGCGAGCTACGTTGCATTTGGTGCTTTTTTTCAGTCTGCAACTAAAATAAATGCTGCTCAGGCCGGGGTGGAGCTTCTGCAGAGAGCGAAGGATGATTTGCGCATACCGGCAGTGGCGATTGGTGGTATCAATCTGTATAACGCCCCTGCTTTGCTCCAGTCGGGTTGCTTTGCCATTGCAGTTTGTCAGGGTTTGTTTACTGGCGACGATATCTGCGCAACCACCCAGGAATTTTCCCGTTTGTTCAATAAACTTTAG